The following coding sequences lie in one Acropora palmata chromosome 3, jaAcrPala1.3, whole genome shotgun sequence genomic window:
- the LOC141876329 gene encoding large ribosomal subunit protein eL32-like: MKIKPLNKPKIVKKRRKKFIRHQSDRYHRVKPNWRKPKGIDNRVRRKFKGQYLMPNIGYGSDKRTKYLMPDGFKRFTVSKVKDLEMLLMWNRSFAAEIAHNVSSKKRKDIVERAQQLAIKVTNANARLRSEEDE, encoded by the exons ATGAAGATCAAACCATTAAACAAACCGAAGATTGTGAAGAAACGTCGGAAGAAGTTTATTCGACATCAGTCTGATAGATACCACAGAGTCAAG CCCAACTGGCGTAAACCAAAGGGAATAGACAACAGAGTGAGGAGGAAGTTTAAAGGCCAATATCTTATGCCGAACATTGGATATGGCAGTGATAAGAGGACAAAGTACCTGATGCCAGATGGATTCAAAAGGTTTACAGTCTCCAAAGTCAAG gaTCTGGAAATGCTTTTGATGTGGAACAGGAGCTTTGCAGCAGAAATTGCCCACAACGTTTCCAGTAAGAAGAGAAAAGATATTGTTGAGCGAGCTCAGCAGCTTGCCATCAAGGTCACGAATGCTAATGCAAGACTGCGAAGCGAAGAAGATGAGTAG
- the LOC141876144 gene encoding F-box/LRR-repeat protein 12-like has translation MSQEYIQQLPEPILLKIFHYCSYKTLGYASVVCRKWHRIAYDQSLWREADLRGLDLTMRGCLTLIDRISPNVITMNLNGCALTVAFIATVAEKCIHLRTLSLQGAHFTDLTHNFHLGNHSFPRLENLDLRFLYGDDCKVFTSVLKQLRGLQCLGMDNVSSPIELEKTFANLNSLRIVHCQNCSSFKDTHIYILANCCPALESLCLTGCIYVTGTSFPRLLTQCRSLQTLLLSCTRLRNQNLLRTDWSRTTITELDISYCYGIAETGLMEMLPRLTSMRYLQLSFCGWGRALSDQVMNVMSENQYKNLQTLDIHSRFNITGEMLCRFVRKCPALNTLCVGSAITSNEELELLLQSLPNLKNFYITKQATIKTETVFACMKNFCQHIKTLALYNFYAINKCRVEEAMVELVLACKSLRVLCIRGTNVPLRTELATMAIKVKKVAKRDDLEISRKPHFLLSGAKVCLDNVMRCSTLPI, from the exons ATGTCGCAAGAATATATTCAACAGCTTCCAGAGCCCATTTTGCTGAAGATTTTTCATTATTGTTCCTATAAAACTCTTGGATACGCCTCTGTCGTATGTAGGAAATGGCACCGGATTGCTTATGATCAATCGCTCTGGCGGGAAGCAGACTTGAGGGGCTTGGATCTTACAATGAGGGGATGCTTAACTCTGATTGATCGAATTTCGCCAAATGTCATAACCATGAACCTCAATGGCTGTGCGTTGACTGTCGCGTTTATCGCGACTGTAGCAGAGAAATGCATCCATTTAAGAACGCTCAG CTTGCAGGGCGCCCATTTTACAGACCTTACACACAACTTTCACCTTGGGAATCACAGTTTTCCCAGATTAGAAAACCTCGATCTTCGTTTTCTTTACGGCGACGATTGCAAGGTTTTTACATCAGTTCTGAAACAACTCAGAGGACTTCAGTGTCTTGGCATGGATAATGTCAGCTCACCGATTGAATTAGAAAAGACTTTTGCGAATTTGAACAGTTTACGCATAGTTCACTGCCAAAACTGCTCTTCATTTAAAGATACTCATATCTACATCTTGGCAAATTGTTGCCCCGCACTGGAATCGCTTTGCCTAACAGGATGCATTTACGTCACAGGAACGTCGTTTCCGCGTCTGTTGACCCAATGTAGGAGCCTTCAAACTTTGCTTCTTAGCTGTACCAGGTTGCGAAACCAAAACTTGCTGCGCACAGACTGGAGCCGAACAACTATCACAGAGCTTGACATTTCCTACTGTTACGGAATCGCAGAAACTGGACTCATGGAAATGCTGCCAAGACTAACTAGCATGCGCTATCTCCAGTTGTCGTTTTGTGGATGGGGAAGGGCTTTAAGCGACCAAGTTATGAACGTCATGTCAGAAAATCAATACAAAAACCTACAAACACTTGACATACATAGCCGTTTTAATATTACTGGTGAGATGCTTTGTAGGTTTGTCAGAAAATGCCCAGCCCTTAACACGCTTTGCGTCGGGAGCGCAATTACATCTAACGAAGAACTGGAGTTGTTGTTGCAAAGTTTACCAAatttaaagaatttttatATCACAAAACAAGCCACTATCAAAACAGAAACCGTCTTTGCATGCATGAAGAATTTTTGCCAGCATATTAAAACCTTAGCTCTTTACAATTTCTACGCAATAAATAAATGTCGCGTAGAAGAAGCGATGGTCGAGCTGGTTTTAGCTTGCAAGTCGCTCAGAGTTCTTTGTATTCGAGGAACTAACGTTCCCCTAAGGACTGAATTAGCGACCATGGCTATCAAGGTTAAGAAAGTCGCAAAAAGAGACGATTTAGAAATATCGCGAAAACCTCACTTTTTGTTATCAGGTGCAAAAGTATGTTTGGATAATGTTATGCGATGTTCAACTCTTCCAATTTGA
- the LOC141876921 gene encoding prolyl 3-hydroxylase 1-like isoform X1, which translates to MVSLLAFWCLLGGFSVSVLDAGSSQRPHISRVKSAAYDELYADAKHAYNLEKWGEAVSLFEKAIADYKHEKDVKIHCRRNCRDKYRASSSSLNFMKDLELDYYRYTIYSHKCSQQCREKYLGKRTKVSLTVKKDFESRMTYAYLQFAYHKVGRNIDAARAAYTCTEIQAQDESMADNVKIYKSMPGIEEAGIYSLEPTLHQENYFNSAKLYEAEEWEEAIQGFEDALKEYFIAYENCKIMCEEEREQNKILSRSGLFGVHVDVLQCRTQCPDQLRKVKGIYVKSYLARHFNYLQMSFFKVEKLWEAASCAASFLLFEPDEDTMIDNLRYFKHALGHDSIKITARKEAIKYYKETAIERKLLQMANVYMAEADFDDNDEWFHDGIDDKPIIQDTNIEDLVQEEETTYSLEKLWGLGPLKKEPPVENPGDVVNLERYKGSKILMTEKDLNGTSRVAVEGFATEEECKMLIKLAEKTAKLGDGYDTRNSNDKPFSFTDKETFSGVTILSASEAALNGKASVEEVELYFKLSEKVRHFTEDYFQLETPLYFSYSHLVCRTSVMDPNGHNEFHLSHPIHSDNCLLNRDGLGTCPKRSPAYTWRDFSALLYLNGDFTGGEFLFANPDESVQARLKPECGRAVAFSAGQENLHGVAGIRKGQRCALALWFTLRQKHNETQRQAAWNILQKAKEQKQLKQLPLFTPEVATHMEL; encoded by the exons ATGGTCAGTCTGCTGGCTTTTTGGTGTCTTCTAGGCGGCTTTAGTGTTTCAGTTTTGGATGCAGGATCGTCGCAAAGGCCTCACATCTCTCGCGTTAAGTCTGCAGCGTATGATGAGCTTTACGCTGATGCAAAACATGCCTATAATTTAGAAAAGTGGGGCGAAGCTGTCTCGCTCTTCGAAAAGGCTATCGCTGATTACAAACACGAAAAGGATGTGAAAATTCATTGTAGAAGAAATTGTCGCGATAAATATCGCGCCTCTTCCTCTTCTCTGAACTTTATGAAAGATCTTGAATTAGACTATTATCGTTACACGATATATTCTCATAAATGTTCGCAGCAATGCAGAGAAAAGTATCTTGGAAAAAGAACGAAGGTTTCTCTAACTGTGAAGAAAGATTTTGAGTCGAGAATGACATATGCATATCTTCAATTTGCTTACCACAAG GTGGGAAGGAATATTGATGCAGCAAGAGCTGCCTACACATGCACAGAAATCCAGGCTCAGGATGAAAGCATGGCAGACAATGTTAAAATCTATAAATCTATGCCTGGCATTGAAGAAGCTGGTATCTACTCATTAGAACCTACACTACACCAAGagaattattttaattctGCCAAGCTGTATGAAGCAGAGGAGTGGGAAGAAGCCATTCAAGGCTTTGAAGATGCATTGAAGGAGTATTTCATTGCTtatgaaaactgcaaaataatgTGCGAAGAGGAACGAGAACAGAACAAGATTTTAAGCCGGTCTGGTTTGTTTGGTGTTCATGTTGATGTTCTTCAGTGCCGCACACAGTGCCCAGATCAGCTGAGAAAAGTCAAGGGAATTTATGTCAAGAGCTACCTTGCAAGGCATTTTAATTATCTACAGATGTCGTTTTTCAAAG TGGAGAAGTTATGGGAAGCTGCTAGCTGTGCTGCATCTTTTTTGCTGTTTGAACCTGATGAAGATACAATGATTGACAATCTGAGATATTTCAAGCATGCTTTAGGACATGACAGCATCAAAATAACAGCCAGAAAG GaagcaataaaatattataaagaGACTGCAATAGAGAGAAAGCTCTTGCAAATGGCGAATGTTTATATGGCTGAGGCTGATTTTGATGATAACGATGAATGGTTTCATGATGGGATTGACGATAAACCTATCATTCAGGACACGAATATTGAG GATTTGGTGCAAGAGGAAGAGACTACATACAGCCTGGAAAAATTGTGGGGTCTTGGACCACTTAAGAAAGAACCACCAGTTGAAAATCCAGGAGATGTAGTAAACTTGGAGAGATACAAG GGATCAAAGATTTTAATGACAGAGAAAGACTTGAATGGGACTTCAAGAGTCGCTGTTGAAGGATTTGCAACAGAGGAAGAATGCAAAATGTTAATCAAACTGGCTGAG AAGACTGCCAAACTGGGAGATGGATACGACACTAGAAATTCAAATGACAAGCCATTTTCCTTCACAGATAAGGAAACCTTTTCCGGTGTTACAATACTATCTGCATCAGAG GCTGCTTTAAACGGGAAGGCATCCGTGGAAGAAGTTGAACTATATTTTAAGTTGAGTGAAAAAGTCCGTCACTTTACAGAAGATTACTTTCAACTTGAAACGCCTTTGTACTTTTCATATTCCCATCTTGTTTGTCGGACCTCTGTAATGG ATCCTAATGGCCACAATGAATTCCACTTGAGCCATCCGATTCACTCCGACAACTGCCTTCTTAACCGGGATGGACTGGGCACGTGTCCCAAGAGATCACCAGCGTACACGTGGCGAGACTTCAG TGCTTTATTGTATCTGAATGGTGATTTCACTGGTGGAGAATTTCTCTTTGCTAACCCCGATGAATCCGTGCAG GCAAGACTGAAACCGGAATGTGGACGAGCTGTAGCTTTCTCAGCTGGTCAGGAGAATCTACATGGAGTTGCCGGAATACGCAAAGGTCAAAGATGTGCCTTGGCTTTGTGGTTCACGTTACGGCAAAAACACAACGAGACGCAACGCCAGGCAGCATGGAATATTCttcaaaaagcaaaggaaCAAAAGCAGCTGAAACAATTGCCGCTTTTTACGCCGGAAGTAGCGACTCACATGGAGCTATAA
- the LOC141876921 gene encoding prolyl 3-hydroxylase 1-like isoform X2, with amino-acid sequence MVSLLAFWCLLGGFSVSVLDAGSSQRPHISRVKSAAYDELYADAKHAYNLEKWGEAVSLFEKAIADYKHEKDVKIHCRRNCRDKYRASSSSLNFMKDLELDYYRYTIYSHKCSQQCREKYLGKRTKVSLTVKKDFESRMTYAYLQFAYHKVGRNIDAARAAYTCTEIQAQDESMADNVKIYKSMPGIEEAGIYSLEPTLHQENYFNSAKLYEAEEWEEAIQGFEDALKEYFIAYENCKIMCEEEREQNKILSRSGLFGVHVDVLQCRTQCPDQLRKVKGIYVKSYLARHFNYLQMSFFKVEKLWEAASCAASFLLFEPDEDTMIDNLRYFKHALGHDSIKITARKEAIKYYKETAIERKLLQMANVYMAEADFDDNDEWFHDGIDDKPIIQDTNIEDLVQEEETTYSLEKLWGLGPLKKEPPVENPGDVVNLERYKGSKILMTEKDLNGTSRVAVEGFATEEECKMLIKLAETAKLGDGYDTRNSNDKPFSFTDKETFSGVTILSASEAALNGKASVEEVELYFKLSEKVRHFTEDYFQLETPLYFSYSHLVCRTSVMDPNGHNEFHLSHPIHSDNCLLNRDGLGTCPKRSPAYTWRDFSALLYLNGDFTGGEFLFANPDESVQARLKPECGRAVAFSAGQENLHGVAGIRKGQRCALALWFTLRQKHNETQRQAAWNILQKAKEQKQLKQLPLFTPEVATHMEL; translated from the exons ATGGTCAGTCTGCTGGCTTTTTGGTGTCTTCTAGGCGGCTTTAGTGTTTCAGTTTTGGATGCAGGATCGTCGCAAAGGCCTCACATCTCTCGCGTTAAGTCTGCAGCGTATGATGAGCTTTACGCTGATGCAAAACATGCCTATAATTTAGAAAAGTGGGGCGAAGCTGTCTCGCTCTTCGAAAAGGCTATCGCTGATTACAAACACGAAAAGGATGTGAAAATTCATTGTAGAAGAAATTGTCGCGATAAATATCGCGCCTCTTCCTCTTCTCTGAACTTTATGAAAGATCTTGAATTAGACTATTATCGTTACACGATATATTCTCATAAATGTTCGCAGCAATGCAGAGAAAAGTATCTTGGAAAAAGAACGAAGGTTTCTCTAACTGTGAAGAAAGATTTTGAGTCGAGAATGACATATGCATATCTTCAATTTGCTTACCACAAG GTGGGAAGGAATATTGATGCAGCAAGAGCTGCCTACACATGCACAGAAATCCAGGCTCAGGATGAAAGCATGGCAGACAATGTTAAAATCTATAAATCTATGCCTGGCATTGAAGAAGCTGGTATCTACTCATTAGAACCTACACTACACCAAGagaattattttaattctGCCAAGCTGTATGAAGCAGAGGAGTGGGAAGAAGCCATTCAAGGCTTTGAAGATGCATTGAAGGAGTATTTCATTGCTtatgaaaactgcaaaataatgTGCGAAGAGGAACGAGAACAGAACAAGATTTTAAGCCGGTCTGGTTTGTTTGGTGTTCATGTTGATGTTCTTCAGTGCCGCACACAGTGCCCAGATCAGCTGAGAAAAGTCAAGGGAATTTATGTCAAGAGCTACCTTGCAAGGCATTTTAATTATCTACAGATGTCGTTTTTCAAAG TGGAGAAGTTATGGGAAGCTGCTAGCTGTGCTGCATCTTTTTTGCTGTTTGAACCTGATGAAGATACAATGATTGACAATCTGAGATATTTCAAGCATGCTTTAGGACATGACAGCATCAAAATAACAGCCAGAAAG GaagcaataaaatattataaagaGACTGCAATAGAGAGAAAGCTCTTGCAAATGGCGAATGTTTATATGGCTGAGGCTGATTTTGATGATAACGATGAATGGTTTCATGATGGGATTGACGATAAACCTATCATTCAGGACACGAATATTGAG GATTTGGTGCAAGAGGAAGAGACTACATACAGCCTGGAAAAATTGTGGGGTCTTGGACCACTTAAGAAAGAACCACCAGTTGAAAATCCAGGAGATGTAGTAAACTTGGAGAGATACAAG GGATCAAAGATTTTAATGACAGAGAAAGACTTGAATGGGACTTCAAGAGTCGCTGTTGAAGGATTTGCAACAGAGGAAGAATGCAAAATGTTAATCAAACTGGCTGAG ACTGCCAAACTGGGAGATGGATACGACACTAGAAATTCAAATGACAAGCCATTTTCCTTCACAGATAAGGAAACCTTTTCCGGTGTTACAATACTATCTGCATCAGAG GCTGCTTTAAACGGGAAGGCATCCGTGGAAGAAGTTGAACTATATTTTAAGTTGAGTGAAAAAGTCCGTCACTTTACAGAAGATTACTTTCAACTTGAAACGCCTTTGTACTTTTCATATTCCCATCTTGTTTGTCGGACCTCTGTAATGG ATCCTAATGGCCACAATGAATTCCACTTGAGCCATCCGATTCACTCCGACAACTGCCTTCTTAACCGGGATGGACTGGGCACGTGTCCCAAGAGATCACCAGCGTACACGTGGCGAGACTTCAG TGCTTTATTGTATCTGAATGGTGATTTCACTGGTGGAGAATTTCTCTTTGCTAACCCCGATGAATCCGTGCAG GCAAGACTGAAACCGGAATGTGGACGAGCTGTAGCTTTCTCAGCTGGTCAGGAGAATCTACATGGAGTTGCCGGAATACGCAAAGGTCAAAGATGTGCCTTGGCTTTGTGGTTCACGTTACGGCAAAAACACAACGAGACGCAACGCCAGGCAGCATGGAATATTCttcaaaaagcaaaggaaCAAAAGCAGCTGAAACAATTGCCGCTTTTTACGCCGGAAGTAGCGACTCACATGGAGCTATAA